CTATACCATGCCTGATATTGATATTGATATCCCAGATATTTATCGTCCAGATTTTATCAGATATGTTGGTAATAAATATGGTAGTAAACATGCGGCACAAATCGTTACTTTTTCTACTTTTGGTGCTAAGCAAGCTCTACGAGATGTCTTGAAGCGCTTTAGTGTACCCGAGTATGAATTATCTGCAATTACCAAGAAAATCAGTTTTCGTGATAATCTCAAGTCGGCCTATGAGGGTAACCTCCAGTTTCGTCAGCAAATCAATAGTAAGCTAGAATATCAAAAAGCCTTTGAAATTGCTTGTAAGATAGAGGGCTATCCAAGGCAAACCTCTGTCCATGCGGCTGGTGTTGTGATTAGTGACCAAGATTTGACAGACTATATCCCACTAAAGCATGGTGATGAAATTCCACTGACTCAGTATGATGCTCATGGAGTTGAAGCAAGTGGACTTTTGAAGATGGATTTTCTGGGGCTACGAAATTTAACCTTTGTTCAGAAAATGCAAGAGTTGCTTGCTGAAACAGAAGGTATTCACCTTAAAATTGAAGAAATAGATTTAGAAGACAACGACACCCTAGCTTTATTTGCCTCTGGAAATACAAAAGGTATCTTTCAATTTGAACAACCTGGTGCCATTCGCCTACTCAAGCGTGTTCAACCAGTCTGTTTTGAAGATGTCGTAGCAACTACTTCCCTAAATCGACCAGGTGCTAGTGACTATATCAATAATTTTGTAGCTAGAAAACATGGGCAGGAAGAAGTGACTGTTCTAGATCCAGCTCTGGAAGATATTTTGGCTCCAACTTATGGCATTATGCTCTATCAGGAGCAGGTTATGCAAGTTGCTCAGCGATTTGCTGGATTTAGTCTTGGGAAGGCCGACATTTTGCGCCGAGCTATGGGTAAAAAGGATGCCTCTGCCATGCATGAGATGAGGGCTTCCTTTATTCAAGGCTCCATAGAAGCTGGTCATACTGCGGAAAAAGCAGAGCAGGTTTTTGATGTTATGGAGAAGTTTGCAGGTTATGGTTTTAACAGGTCACACGCCTATGCCTACTCAGCCTTGGCCTTCCAGTTGGCTTATTTTAAAACACATTATCCAGCCATCTTTTATCAGATTATGTTGAATTCTGCCAACAGTGATTATCTATCAGATGCATTAGAAGCAGGTTTTGAAGTAGCCCCATTGTCCATCAATACTATTCCCTATCACGATAAAATTGCCAACAAGTCTATCTATCTAGGTTTGAAATCGATTAAGGGGCTTAGCAAGGATTTGGCGCTTTGGATTATTGAACATAGACCTTATTCTAATATTGAAGATTTTTTAGCTAAACTACCTGAGAATTATTTGAAACTTCCCTTGCTGGAACCTTTGGTAAAAGTTGGTCTTTTCGATTCATTTGAAAAAAATCGTCAAAAAGTATTCAATAATTTAGCTAATCTATTTGAATTTGTGAAAGTGTTAGGAAGCTTATTTGGAGAGACCATTTATAGTTGGCTAGATTCGGAGGACTGGACGGAGCAAGAAAAATTCTACATGGAACAAGAGCTTCTAGGAGTAGGCGTTAGCAAACATCCTCTACAAGCTATTGCAAGTAAGGCTATTTATCCGATTACTCCTATTAGTAATTTGTCAGAAAATAGTTATGCTATTATCTTGATTGAAGTTCAGAAGATAAAAGTAATTCGTACCAAAAAGGGTGAAAATATGGCCTTCTTACAGGTAGATGACAGTAAGAAAAAATTGGATGTTACCCTCTTTTCAGATTTATATCGACGAGTTGGTCAGGAAGTAAGAGAAGGAGACTTCTACTATATTAAAGGGAAAGTCCAGTCACGTGACGGTCGTCTGCAAATGATTGCACAAGAAATAAGAGAAGCAGTTGCTGAGCGCTTTTGGATTCAGGTGAAGAATCATGATTTGGATCAAGAAATTTCACGTATTTTAGACCAGTATAAAGGCCCAATCCCAGTCATTATCAGGTATGAAGAGGAACAGAAAACTATTGTTTCTCCCCATCATTTTGTGACTAAATCTGATGAATTAGAAGCGAAATTGAATGGAATCGTTATGAAAACGATTTATCGTTAAAATTACGGAAAATAGAAGAATTTTCCATTTAAATGTGATATAATCAGTAGGAATGTTAAAAGAAAAAGGAGCATAAACTAAATGAAACGTATTGCTGTTTTGACTAGTGGTGGAGACGCCCCTGGTATGAACGCTGCCATCCGCGCAGTTGTTCGTCAAGCAATTTCAGAAGGAATGGAAGTTTTTGGTATCTATGATGGATATGCTGGTATGGTTGCTGGTGAAATTTATCCCCTAGATGCAGCTTCAGTAGGAAACATCATTTCCCGTGGTGGTACCTTTCTTCACTCTGCTCGTTACCCAGAGTTCGCTCAACTTGAAGGGCAACTTAAAGGAATTGAGCAATTGAAAAAACACGGGATTGAAGGTGTAGTTGTTATCGGTGGTGACGGATCTTACCACGGTGCTATGCGTTTGACTGAGCATGGTTTCCCAGCTATCGGTCTTCCAGGTACAATCGATAACGATATCGTTGGTACTGACTTCACAATCGGTTTTGACACAGCGGTTACGACTGCTATGGACGCTATCGATAAGATTCGTGATACATCATTAAGTCACCGTCGTACTTTTGTCATCGAAGTTATGGGACGTAACGCAGGTGATATCGCTCTTTGGGCAGGTATCGCAACTGGTGCTGATGAAATCATCATTCCTGAAGAAGACTTCAAGATTGAAGATATCGTAGAAAGCATTAAATGTGGTTATGAATGTGGTAAAAGACACAATATCATCGTTTTGGCAGAAGGTGTGATGTCAGCAGATGAATTTGGTCAAAAACTAAAAGAAGCTGGAGATACGACCGATCTTCGTGTGACAGAACTTGGACATATTCAACGTGGTGGTTCTCCAACTGCGCGTGACCGTGTATTGGCGTCGCGTATGGGTGCGCATGCTGTTAAACTTCTTAAAGAAGGTATCGGTGGGGTTGCGGTTGGTATCCGGAACGAGAAAATGGTTGAAAACCCAATTCTTGGAACTGCAGAAGAAGGAGCATTGTTTAGCTTGACTGCAGATGGTAAGATTGTGGTTAACAACCCGCACAAAGCTGACCTTGAGCTATCTAGCTTGAATAAGAGCTTGTCATAATCTATAATTTAGTTAATAAGACCAAAAAGGTCATATATATAAAGGAGTCACAAAAATCATGAATAAACGTGTAAAAATCGTTGCAACTTTGGGTCCTGCGGTAGAAATCCGTGGTGGTAAAAAATTTGGTGATGACGGATACTGGGGTGAAAAACTTGATGTTGAAGCTTCAGCTAAAAACATTGCTAAATTGATTGAAGCTGGTGCTAACACATTCCGTTTTAACTTCTCACACGGTGACCACCAAGAACAAGGTGAGCGTATGGCAACTGTTAAACTTGCTGAAAAACTTGCAGGTAAAAAAGTTGGTTTCCTTCTTGATACAAAAGGACCAGAAATCCGTACAGAATTGTTCGAAGGTGAAGCTAAAGAGTATTCATACAAAACTGGTGAAAAAATCCGTGTTGCAACTAAACAAGGAATCAAATCAACTCGTGAAGTGATTGCATTGAACGTTGCTGGTGCTCTTGATATCTATGATGATGTTGAAGTTGGTCGTCAAGTTTTGGTTGACGATGGTAAACTTGGTCTTCGTGTGGTTGCTAAAGATGACGCAACTCGTGAATTCGAAGTTGAAGTTGAAAACGATGGTGTAATTGCTAAACAAAAAGGTGTTAACATTCCTAACACTAAAATTCCTTTCCCAGCTCTTGCTGAACGCGATAACGATGATATCCGCTTTGGTCTTGAACAAGGTATTAACTTTATCGCGATTTCATTCGTACGTACTGCTAAAGACGTTAACGAAGTTCGTGCAATCTGTGAAGAAACTGGAAACGGACACGTTCAATTGTTCGCTAAAATTGAAAACCAACAAGGTATCGATAACTTGGATGAAATCATCGAAGCTGCTGATGGTATCATGATCGCTCGTGGTGACATGGGTATTGAAGTACCATTCGAAATGGTTCCAGTTTACCAAAAAATGATTATCACTAAAGTCAATGCCGCTGGTAAAGTTGTTATCACTGCAACAAACATGCTTGAAACAATGACTGAAAAACCACGTGCAACTCGTTCAGAAGTATCAGACGTATTTAACGCTGTTATCGACGGAACTGACGCAACAATGCTTTCAGGTGAGTCTGCAAACGGTAAATACCCACTTGAGTCAGTAACTACAATGGCTACAATCGACAAGAACGCTCAAACTCTTCTTAACGAATACGGACGTTTGAACTCAGATTCATTTGAACGTAACTCTAAGACAGAAGTAATGGCTTCAGCTGTTAAAGATGCTACTAACTCAATGGATATCAAATTGGTTGTAACTCTTACTAAGACAGGTCACACTGCACGTTTGATTTCTAAATACCGTCCAAATGCTGACATCTTGGCATTGACATTCGACGAATTGACAGAACGTGGATTGATGTTGAACTGGGGTGTTATCCCAATGTTGACAGATGCTTCATCATCAACTGACGATATGTTCGAAATCGCTGAACGTAAAGCAGTTGAAGCAGGACTTGTACAATCTGGTGACGATATCGTTATCGTAGCTGGTGTGCCAGTTGGAGAAGCTGTTCGTACAAACACAATGCGTATCCGCACAGTACGCTAAGTAAAATGAAAAAAGCCTATCATATCAAGCTTTCTAGCCTGTATGATGGGCTCTTTTTTTGTCCAGGGAGCAAAAAAGGGCAAAACTTTTTATTTTCTACTCAATGCGATGGTATCAATATCAAGTGCGTCAAGCACTGCTTGCTACAGACTTTTTGTAACGTGAGTATAGATCTAATTGGTAGTTTTCGGATTTATGCCCAAACTGTGACATGATAGCTTTTAAAGTTATGTTGTTCTTTTACGTAAACTTCATAAAATGTTTAGTTCAAATACAGAAAAAAATAACTCCCTGATGACTCAAGGAGTTATTCCTATCTAAATTAGTTTTTAGAAGCAGCTTGTAATTCTGGGTTTTTCCATGCTTCGTTAATAATAGCTTGCAATTCTTTAGCAGATGCTTGCATTTTTTGAGTTTCTGCGTCGTTCAATGGGATATTTACTGGACGAACGATACCATGTGCACCAACAACAGCTGGTTGACCGATAAAGACGTTCTCAACTCCGTATTGACCTTTTTGGAATACTGAAAGTGGAAGTACTGCGTTTTCATCGTCAAGGATTGCTTTAGTGATACGAGCAAGGGCTACTGCGATACCGTAGTATGTTGCACCTTTTTTGTTGATGATTGTGTAGGCTGCATCACGAACACCTTCGAACAATTCAATCAATTCAGCTTCTTGAACATTTTGAGTGTCTTTAAGGAATTCTTCAAGGTTTACACCAGCGATGTTAG
This portion of the Streptococcus mitis B6 genome encodes:
- a CDS encoding DNA polymerase III subunit alpha; translation: MIAQLDTKTVYSFMESVISIDKYVRVAKDYGYTHLAMMDIDNLYGAFDFLEVTKKYGIHPLLGLEMNVLVDDKDVNLRFLALSSVGYQQLMKLSTAKMQGEKSWSVLSQYLEDIAVIVPYFEELELLNLGCDYYIGVYPETLASEFHYPILPLYRVNTFESKDREVLQVLTAIKENLPLREVPLRSRQDVFISASSLEKLFQERFPQALENLEKLISGIYYDLDTSLKLPRFNPARPAVEELRERAELGLAQKGLTGKEYQDRLDQELAVIHDMGFDDYFLVVWDLLRFGRSNGYYMGMGRGSAVGSLVSYALDITGIDPVEKNLIFERFLNRERYTMPDIDIDIPDIYRPDFIRYVGNKYGSKHAAQIVTFSTFGAKQALRDVLKRFSVPEYELSAITKKISFRDNLKSAYEGNLQFRQQINSKLEYQKAFEIACKIEGYPRQTSVHAAGVVISDQDLTDYIPLKHGDEIPLTQYDAHGVEASGLLKMDFLGLRNLTFVQKMQELLAETEGIHLKIEEIDLEDNDTLALFASGNTKGIFQFEQPGAIRLLKRVQPVCFEDVVATTSLNRPGASDYINNFVARKHGQEEVTVLDPALEDILAPTYGIMLYQEQVMQVAQRFAGFSLGKADILRRAMGKKDASAMHEMRASFIQGSIEAGHTAEKAEQVFDVMEKFAGYGFNRSHAYAYSALAFQLAYFKTHYPAIFYQIMLNSANSDYLSDALEAGFEVAPLSINTIPYHDKIANKSIYLGLKSIKGLSKDLALWIIEHRPYSNIEDFLAKLPENYLKLPLLEPLVKVGLFDSFEKNRQKVFNNLANLFEFVKVLGSLFGETIYSWLDSEDWTEQEKFYMEQELLGVGVSKHPLQAIASKAIYPITPISNLSENSYAIILIEVQKIKVIRTKKGENMAFLQVDDSKKKLDVTLFSDLYRRVGQEVREGDFYYIKGKVQSRDGRLQMIAQEIREAVAERFWIQVKNHDLDQEISRILDQYKGPIPVIIRYEEEQKTIVSPHHFVTKSDELEAKLNGIVMKTIYR
- the pfkA gene encoding 6-phosphofructokinase, producing the protein MKRIAVLTSGGDAPGMNAAIRAVVRQAISEGMEVFGIYDGYAGMVAGEIYPLDAASVGNIISRGGTFLHSARYPEFAQLEGQLKGIEQLKKHGIEGVVVIGGDGSYHGAMRLTEHGFPAIGLPGTIDNDIVGTDFTIGFDTAVTTAMDAIDKIRDTSLSHRRTFVIEVMGRNAGDIALWAGIATGADEIIIPEEDFKIEDIVESIKCGYECGKRHNIIVLAEGVMSADEFGQKLKEAGDTTDLRVTELGHIQRGGSPTARDRVLASRMGAHAVKLLKEGIGGVAVGIRNEKMVENPILGTAEEGALFSLTADGKIVVNNPHKADLELSSLNKSLS
- the pyk gene encoding pyruvate kinase, whose translation is MNKRVKIVATLGPAVEIRGGKKFGDDGYWGEKLDVEASAKNIAKLIEAGANTFRFNFSHGDHQEQGERMATVKLAEKLAGKKVGFLLDTKGPEIRTELFEGEAKEYSYKTGEKIRVATKQGIKSTREVIALNVAGALDIYDDVEVGRQVLVDDGKLGLRVVAKDDATREFEVEVENDGVIAKQKGVNIPNTKIPFPALAERDNDDIRFGLEQGINFIAISFVRTAKDVNEVRAICEETGNGHVQLFAKIENQQGIDNLDEIIEAADGIMIARGDMGIEVPFEMVPVYQKMIITKVNAAGKVVITATNMLETMTEKPRATRSEVSDVFNAVIDGTDATMLSGESANGKYPLESVTTMATIDKNAQTLLNEYGRLNSDSFERNSKTEVMASAVKDATNSMDIKLVVTLTKTGHTARLISKYRPNADILALTFDELTERGLMLNWGVIPMLTDASSSTDDMFEIAERKAVEAGLVQSGDDIVIVAGVPVGEAVRTNTMRIRTVR